A portion of the Candidatus Angelobacter sp. genome contains these proteins:
- a CDS encoding glutamine amidotransferase — protein MCVATLVIPGRDWAWPVAIFLGIALFALAWAYRRAPARGAIRGICSALKLIGLLVLAACLLDPLWSGQRARPGANMFVIVADNSQGMQIKDRGAMRSRGELLRAMLTADKADWRAKLDENFQVRRYLFDSRLQNTRDFSELRFDGRASAIGSALRTIADRYRGQPLAGVLLLTDGNATDITEGKTDLAGLPPVYPVVIGRDDAIKDISLQKVTVSQTVFEDAPVTVQADVLADGYSGSSIVAQVLDRNGKKVAEQAQRAPRDGETVPFRMQLRPEKGGVTFYRLRVAAKEELQQFEKPETSTEATLANNSRVLVVDRGQGPYRILYVSGRPNWEYKFLHRAVEEDGQIQLAALIRIAKREPKFDFRGRSGESSNPLFRGFSNQSKEEIERYDQPVLVRIYPDDASKARDEPILRGGFPRTPEDLYDYHAIIVDDLEAEFFTRDQMALLQRFVSERGGGFLMLGGAESFHQGRYERTPIGDMLPVYLDHVAETRPSTNLHMTLTREGWLQPWARLRSNETDEQSRLGAMPPFQVLNRVRDIKPGASVIATVSDENGRNFPALAVQRFGNGRVGAMMIGDVWRWGLRDEASHRDMDKAWRQLARWLVADVPNRVELTVEPERGDPNQALRLRVRA, from the coding sequence ATGTGTGTCGCGACGTTAGTGATACCCGGACGCGACTGGGCATGGCCGGTCGCAATCTTTTTGGGGATTGCCCTGTTCGCGCTGGCCTGGGCATATCGCCGCGCTCCGGCGCGTGGCGCGATTCGCGGCATATGCTCGGCTTTGAAGTTGATCGGGCTGCTGGTGCTGGCGGCCTGTCTGCTGGACCCGCTTTGGAGCGGGCAACGCGCGCGTCCCGGCGCGAACATGTTCGTCATCGTCGCCGACAACAGCCAGGGAATGCAAATCAAAGACCGTGGCGCAATGCGCAGCCGCGGTGAATTGCTCCGGGCAATGCTGACAGCGGACAAGGCAGATTGGCGCGCGAAACTCGATGAGAATTTTCAAGTGCGCCGTTATCTTTTCGATTCGCGGCTGCAAAACACGAGGGATTTCTCCGAGTTGAGGTTCGACGGACGGGCGTCGGCCATCGGCTCAGCGTTGCGGACCATCGCCGATCGATACCGGGGACAGCCACTGGCCGGCGTGCTTCTGTTGACCGACGGCAACGCGACGGATATTACGGAAGGGAAAACTGATCTGGCGGGACTGCCGCCGGTTTATCCCGTGGTCATCGGCAGGGATGACGCCATCAAAGACATCTCGCTGCAAAAAGTCACTGTGAGCCAGACGGTTTTCGAAGATGCGCCGGTGACCGTCCAGGCGGATGTGCTGGCGGACGGCTATTCGGGCAGTTCCATCGTTGCGCAGGTGCTTGATCGAAACGGGAAAAAAGTCGCGGAACAGGCGCAGCGCGCGCCGCGCGATGGCGAAACGGTCCCGTTCCGGATGCAACTACGGCCGGAGAAGGGCGGAGTGACATTTTATCGCCTGCGCGTCGCAGCGAAGGAGGAACTGCAGCAGTTCGAGAAGCCGGAAACCTCCACCGAAGCGACGCTGGCCAACAACAGCCGCGTGCTGGTCGTGGACCGCGGTCAGGGGCCATACCGGATTCTGTATGTTTCGGGACGTCCGAACTGGGAGTACAAATTTCTCCATCGCGCGGTTGAAGAGGACGGGCAGATTCAACTCGCCGCCTTGATTCGCATCGCCAAACGGGAGCCGAAATTTGATTTTCGTGGCCGATCTGGCGAATCAAGCAATCCGCTCTTTCGTGGGTTCAGTAATCAGTCGAAGGAGGAAATCGAGCGCTACGACCAGCCGGTGCTCGTGCGCATCTATCCGGACGACGCGAGCAAGGCGCGCGACGAGCCGATACTGCGTGGCGGCTTTCCGCGAACGCCCGAAGACCTCTACGACTATCACGCGATCATCGTGGATGACCTGGAGGCCGAGTTCTTCACGCGCGACCAGATGGCGCTGCTTCAAAGGTTCGTTTCGGAACGCGGCGGCGGTTTTCTCATGCTGGGCGGCGCGGAGTCCTTTCATCAGGGCAGGTATGAGCGCACGCCGATCGGCGACATGCTGCCGGTTTATCTCGATCACGTCGCGGAAACGAGGCCGTCCACAAACCTTCACATGACCCTCACACGCGAGGGCTGGCTGCAGCCATGGGCGCGGCTGCGGAGCAACGAGACGGATGAGCAATCGCGGCTCGGGGCCATGCCGCCGTTTCAGGTCTTGAATCGTGTGCGGGACATCAAGCCCGGCGCCAGCGTGATCGCCACGGTAAGCGACGAGAACGGACGCAACTTTCCTGCGTTGGCCGTGCAACGATTCGGCAACGGGCGCGTCGGGGCCATGATGATCGGTGACGTGTGGCGCTGGGGATTGCGCGACGAAGCCTCGCACCGCGACATGGACAAGGCGTGGCGCCAGCTCGCGCGATGGCTGGTGGCCGACGTGCCGAACCGCGTCGAACTGACGGTCGAACCGGAACGCGGCGATCCGAATCAGGCGCTCCGGCTGCGCGTCCGGGCA